One segment of Desulfovibrio sp. JC010 DNA contains the following:
- a CDS encoding carbohydrate ABC transporter permease produces the protein MKEASRDRLKAFLTLLPSIILVAVFVYGFIGNTIWISMTDWGGTGSMALEPQKNFIGLENYVDLFNGFLSAGFRQDLVNAVYYSVMLLAGAIGLGMFIAILLDQKPKGEDVLRTIFLYPMSLSFIVSGTIWRWLLAPQGGVNVLPTYFGFDALDFQWTSSTKAILEFNWQNILQILIYIAAFILIMVGLFVLKDDPQKAVKRWLGPGVVVGAFAWLGGSLLPQALFMEEMHGFNLATLGIIIATVWQYAGYTMALYLAGFNGISQDLRDAAMLDGASNTDYYRHVAIPMLKPITISAVIILSHISLKMFDIIFAMTGPDNAQTGHPALNMYMTTFRANDFARGAAIAIVLFLVAGTFIVPYVIGQYKQRRRG, from the coding sequence ATGAAGGAAGCATCACGGGACAGGCTGAAGGCGTTTTTAACCCTTCTGCCGTCAATTATCCTTGTCGCCGTCTTTGTTTACGGATTTATCGGCAATACCATCTGGATTTCCATGACCGACTGGGGCGGCACAGGCTCAATGGCCCTTGAACCGCAGAAAAATTTCATCGGTCTGGAGAATTACGTGGACCTGTTTAACGGGTTCCTTTCAGCAGGTTTCAGGCAGGACCTTGTCAACGCGGTCTACTACTCGGTCATGCTCCTGGCCGGGGCCATCGGCCTTGGCATGTTCATCGCCATCCTGCTGGACCAGAAGCCTAAAGGCGAAGACGTCCTGCGCACCATATTTCTCTACCCCATGTCCCTTTCCTTCATCGTATCCGGTACCATCTGGCGTTGGCTGCTGGCTCCGCAGGGAGGGGTCAATGTGCTACCCACCTACTTCGGATTCGACGCCCTTGATTTCCAGTGGACCTCTTCCACCAAGGCCATTCTTGAATTCAACTGGCAGAACATTTTACAAATACTCATCTACATCGCGGCCTTCATCCTGATCATGGTCGGGCTGTTCGTGCTCAAAGACGATCCGCAAAAAGCGGTCAAACGCTGGCTCGGCCCCGGTGTGGTTGTAGGTGCGTTTGCATGGCTGGGCGGGTCGCTCCTGCCTCAGGCTCTATTCATGGAAGAGATGCACGGCTTCAACCTCGCCACACTGGGCATCATCATTGCCACAGTCTGGCAGTACGCAGGCTACACCATGGCCTTGTATCTTGCAGGGTTCAACGGAATTTCTCAGGACCTGCGCGATGCGGCTATGCTCGATGGAGCCAGCAACACCGACTACTACCGCCATGTCGCCATCCCCATGCTCAAACCCATCACCATCAGCGCGGTGATCATCCTCTCGCACATCTCATTGAAAATGTTTGACATTATTTTCGCCATGACCGGACCGGACAACGCCCAGACCGGGCACCCGGCCCTGAACATGTACATGACCACCTTCCGGGCCAACGATTTTGCCCGGGGCGCGGCCATCGCCATCGTGCTCTTCCTTGTGGCGGGCACATTCATCGTTCCCTATGTAATAGGCCAGTACAAGCAAAGGAGAAGGGGATAA
- a CDS encoding galactokinase family protein, whose protein sequence is MHSIDAYRTHLNQGGFDEVFGQIHSCARINESRERMGSLLHQMLENFGRNEICFASAPGRTEMGGNHTDHNHGHVLAAAVNLDCLAAFSPAQGNAVTILSEGYNPIIVDISDTEPREEEYETSAALVRGVADGFRKLGLNIGGFNACVHSTIPAGAGLSSSAAFEVLLGRIFSYLFNRKVVSPLEIATVAKQAENIHFNKPCGFMDQMASSYEGILSIDFNDPVNPGVTRVEPGFKSESCTEGFYGTGYKLCVIDTGGSHADLTPDYAAIPEEMFQGAKCCGQDQAKRLTMHKILENIDAIREAAGDRAVLRLFHFLGEDERAVQQAEALHEGDMEGFLRLVAESGHSSSDLLQNCYSPSAPKRQPIPLALAMTELTLGSRGVGRVHGGGFAGTIQAYVHESDFHRYSQIMEKAFGMNSVIELSIRQPGNEFLTIPEAGAEK, encoded by the coding sequence ATGCATTCAATTGATGCTTACCGTACACATCTGAATCAGGGCGGCTTTGATGAGGTCTTCGGACAGATTCACTCCTGCGCCAGAATCAATGAGTCGCGGGAGCGCATGGGAAGTCTTCTGCACCAGATGCTTGAAAATTTCGGACGCAATGAGATCTGCTTTGCCAGTGCTCCGGGCCGCACGGAAATGGGCGGCAACCATACCGATCACAACCACGGCCACGTGCTGGCCGCCGCGGTAAACCTAGATTGCCTTGCCGCTTTTTCTCCTGCTCAAGGAAATGCTGTCACCATTCTTTCCGAAGGCTACAACCCCATTATTGTTGACATTTCCGACACAGAACCCCGCGAAGAAGAATATGAAACAAGTGCGGCACTTGTACGCGGAGTAGCCGATGGATTCCGTAAGCTGGGGCTGAACATCGGCGGATTCAATGCATGCGTACACAGCACCATTCCCGCCGGAGCGGGCCTTAGTTCTTCGGCTGCTTTTGAGGTGCTGCTGGGCCGTATTTTCAGTTATCTTTTCAACAGGAAAGTCGTGTCCCCCCTTGAAATCGCCACTGTGGCCAAGCAGGCGGAAAATATCCATTTCAACAAGCCCTGCGGTTTCATGGACCAGATGGCCTCCTCTTATGAGGGCATCCTGTCCATTGATTTCAATGATCCGGTCAATCCGGGGGTAACCCGTGTGGAACCGGGCTTCAAATCGGAAAGCTGTACAGAAGGATTTTACGGAACCGGGTATAAACTCTGCGTCATTGATACCGGAGGCAGCCACGCCGACCTGACCCCGGATTATGCCGCTATCCCCGAAGAAATGTTTCAAGGGGCCAAGTGTTGCGGGCAGGATCAGGCCAAGAGGCTGACCATGCACAAAATTCTGGAAAACATAGACGCAATCCGGGAAGCAGCCGGCGACCGGGCTGTACTGCGACTCTTCCACTTCCTCGGCGAGGATGAACGGGCCGTGCAGCAGGCCGAAGCCCTGCACGAAGGAGACATGGAAGGATTCCTGCGCTTAGTAGCAGAATCCGGCCATTCTTCCAGCGACCTGCTCCAGAACTGCTACAGCCCAAGCGCACCCAAAAGACAGCCCATCCCGCTGGCTCTGGCCATGACCGAACTGACTCTCGGCTCTCGCGGAGTAGGCAGGGTTCACGGCGGAGGATTTGCCGGAACCATTCAGGCATACGTCCACGAATCTGATTTTCACCGGTATTCCCAGATAATGGAAAAAGCTTTTGGAATGAATTCAGTCATTGAACTGTCCATCCGCCAGCCGGGCAATGAATTTCTTACCATACCTGAAGCCGGGGCGGAGAAATAG
- a CDS encoding CopG family ribbon-helix-helix protein yields the protein MKTSPTSIKLDGSIKARVKKLAETKQRSSHWLMREAIKQYVEREERRETYKQEALEAWQNYQETGLHATSKEVLGWLESWGTEDEGPAPECHS from the coding sequence ATGAAAACTTCACCAACTTCTATCAAGCTTGATGGTTCAATAAAAGCAAGGGTAAAAAAACTTGCTGAAACAAAACAACGCTCTTCACACTGGTTAATGCGCGAAGCAATCAAACAATATGTTGAGCGAGAGGAAAGACGGGAAACGTATAAACAGGAAGCACTGGAAGCGTGGCAAAACTATCAGGAAACAGGACTTCACGCGACTTCCAAAGAAGTTCTTGGCTGGCTTGAATCATGGGGTACAGAAGACGAAGGACCGGCACCTGAATGCCACAGTTGA
- a CDS encoding aldose epimerase family protein, whose translation MPVSSKPWGRTPYREDVLLFTLENSTGCKARISTYGATLTGLEIPVGDKNIDLVLGFDSLEEYMTDGNYFGATIGRVAGRISNAAFELDGQKYQLDRNEGSNHLHGGKYGFNRRNWKVLAQNEDAKSPSLTLELHCKDGMGGYPGNVRIETTFTLNSTSLSIVHRAQCDTPAPLNMTNHPYFNLNGGGHEIDNHELKIFSAKSTTFDKALIPDGRLIETCGSEADFSNFTPLGKTVQDRFFILDKNSLADGPAAIVRCKESGLELEISTNQRGVQLYTADGIAAGTKGKNGQQYGPRCGLCIEPMGYPDAVNRPEFPSVILHPGERYNHSTEYRFRPI comes from the coding sequence ATGCCCGTAAGCAGTAAGCCATGGGGCCGAACTCCATACAGGGAGGATGTTCTGCTCTTCACTCTGGAAAACAGCACCGGATGCAAAGCCCGTATTTCCACCTACGGAGCGACTCTGACGGGGCTGGAAATCCCTGTCGGTGACAAAAACATCGATCTGGTGCTGGGCTTTGATTCCCTTGAAGAATATATGACTGACGGGAATTATTTCGGCGCGACCATCGGCCGGGTTGCCGGACGTATTTCAAATGCAGCTTTTGAGCTGGACGGACAAAAATATCAACTGGACCGCAACGAGGGCAGCAATCACCTTCACGGCGGCAAATACGGTTTCAACCGGAGGAACTGGAAAGTTCTGGCGCAGAATGAGGATGCAAAGTCCCCTTCACTTACTCTTGAGCTGCACTGTAAGGACGGCATGGGTGGATACCCCGGCAATGTGCGTATTGAAACCACTTTTACTTTAAACAGCACCTCCCTTTCCATCGTCCACCGTGCGCAGTGCGACACTCCCGCCCCGCTGAATATGACCAACCACCCCTACTTCAATCTGAACGGGGGCGGACATGAAATAGACAACCATGAATTGAAGATCTTTTCTGCAAAATCGACTACGTTCGATAAAGCTCTCATCCCCGATGGCAGACTAATTGAAACTTGCGGCAGCGAGGCTGATTTCAGTAATTTTACACCGCTGGGCAAAACCGTGCAGGACCGCTTTTTCATTCTGGATAAAAACAGCTTAGCGGATGGCCCGGCAGCCATTGTCCGCTGCAAAGAATCCGGACTGGAGCTGGAAATCAGCACCAACCAGCGCGGGGTACAGCTATACACTGCGGACGGTATCGCAGCCGGAACCAAAGGGAAAAACGGACAGCAATACGGGCCGCGCTGCGGCTTGTGCATTGAACCCATGGGTTACCCGGACGCGGTCAACAGACCCGAATTTCCCTCCGTGATTTTACATCCCGGAGAAAGATACAATCATTCAACCGAGTACAGGTTCCGCCCTATTTAA
- a CDS encoding UDP-glucose--hexose-1-phosphate uridylyltransferase, which yields MSNNFEDYPHKRFNPLTGEWVLVSPHRTKRPWQGKQEKPAVNTLPAYDDKCYLCPGNTRNQGASNPDYKDVFIFDNDFPALLHESVGGFCDEDNLFKVEPESGICRVVCFSPRHDLTLSRMQPEAVRKVVDAWCEQYSELGEREDIGYVQIFENRGDIMGCSNPHPHGQIWATRSTPVIPESEDKRQREYLAEKGKCLLCRYVERELENKKRIIFENDSFVALVPFWAVWPFETMLLPKAHMGAMVDLTPAQRDDLAEALIRMGIRFDNLFETSFPYSMGIHQRPPKNKDNKHWHWHIHYYPPLLRSATVKKFMVGFEMLGMPQRDITAEQSAKQLRDLPEEHYLDRGE from the coding sequence ATGAGCAATAATTTCGAGGACTACCCACACAAGAGGTTTAACCCGCTAACCGGAGAATGGGTACTGGTTTCCCCGCACCGCACCAAGCGTCCGTGGCAGGGTAAGCAGGAAAAACCTGCCGTAAACACACTGCCTGCCTACGATGACAAATGTTATCTCTGTCCGGGCAACACCCGCAATCAGGGCGCATCCAACCCCGACTACAAAGACGTTTTTATTTTCGACAACGATTTCCCCGCCCTGCTCCATGAATCCGTGGGCGGCTTCTGTGATGAGGACAACCTTTTTAAGGTGGAACCGGAAAGCGGCATCTGCCGGGTGGTCTGTTTTTCACCGCGCCATGACCTGACCCTTTCACGCATGCAGCCGGAAGCGGTGCGCAAGGTGGTGGATGCGTGGTGCGAACAGTACAGCGAACTGGGTGAACGCGAAGATATCGGTTACGTACAGATTTTCGAAAACCGCGGCGACATCATGGGCTGTTCCAACCCCCACCCCCACGGCCAGATCTGGGCCACCCGCTCCACCCCGGTCATCCCGGAATCAGAAGACAAACGTCAGCGGGAATATCTGGCTGAAAAAGGTAAATGCCTGCTCTGCCGCTACGTGGAACGGGAGCTTGAGAACAAGAAACGGATCATTTTCGAAAATGATTCCTTCGTCGCCCTTGTTCCTTTCTGGGCGGTCTGGCCCTTTGAAACCATGCTCCTGCCCAAAGCCCACATGGGTGCCATGGTCGATCTAACCCCGGCCCAGCGAGACGATCTTGCTGAGGCACTGATCCGCATGGGCATCCGCTTTGATAATCTTTTCGAGACATCTTTCCCCTACTCCATGGGCATCCACCAACGCCCGCCCAAAAACAAAGACAACAAACACTGGCACTGGCATATCCACTACTATCCGCCCCTGCTGCGCTCGGCCACAGTGAAAAAATTCATGGTCGGTTTTGAAATGCTGGGCATGCCCCAGCGGGATATCACCGCCGAACAAAGTGCCAAACAGCTGCGCGACCTGCCCGAAGAACACTATCTGGACCGGGGAGAATAG
- a CDS encoding ABC transporter ATP-binding protein produces MANVELKNVIKRYGSVEVIHGVDLSVKDNEFIVLVGPSGCGKSTLLRMVAGLEDISGGDISIGERVVTNVSPKDRNVAMVFQNYALYPHMTVGENMGFSLKMHKKSKDEIKQRVDDVAKILELEPYLHRKPSELSGGQRQRVAMGRAMVRNPDVFLFDEPLSNLDAQLRTQMRMELRKMHMRLKTTTIYVTHDQIEAMTLADRIVILKDGYIQQVGTPVEVFEKPNNVFVAQFIGNPPMNILEGTIKVIDGKRYVVKGSTRFPVQDHQGPNLKDGDPVLAGLRPDSIKMGDNIERLQKDWWCSGEVVVSEILGAHSLLEIIIDGENELIAEVEGRVIAHPGETVPIGFEFDRMVLFDPETKEALY; encoded by the coding sequence ATGGCAAACGTAGAACTTAAAAACGTCATCAAGCGTTATGGCTCAGTGGAAGTCATCCACGGTGTGGATCTTTCCGTAAAAGACAACGAATTCATCGTTCTGGTCGGTCCTTCGGGATGCGGCAAATCCACCCTGTTGCGCATGGTGGCCGGACTTGAGGACATCAGCGGCGGAGACATTTCCATCGGCGAACGGGTGGTCACCAATGTTTCCCCCAAAGACCGCAACGTGGCCATGGTTTTTCAGAACTACGCCCTCTACCCGCACATGACCGTGGGTGAAAACATGGGCTTCTCGCTGAAAATGCACAAGAAATCCAAGGACGAGATCAAGCAGCGGGTCGATGATGTTGCCAAAATCCTTGAACTGGAACCCTACCTGCACCGCAAGCCTTCGGAACTTTCCGGCGGCCAGCGTCAGCGTGTAGCCATGGGGAGGGCCATGGTCCGCAACCCGGACGTCTTCCTTTTCGATGAACCGCTCTCCAACCTTGATGCCCAGTTGCGCACCCAGATGCGCATGGAGCTGCGCAAGATGCACATGCGGCTCAAGACCACCACCATCTACGTGACCCATGACCAGATCGAGGCCATGACCCTTGCGGACCGCATTGTCATCCTCAAGGACGGTTACATCCAGCAGGTGGGTACTCCGGTAGAGGTTTTCGAAAAACCCAACAACGTTTTTGTGGCCCAGTTCATCGGCAACCCGCCCATGAACATCCTTGAAGGAACCATTAAGGTCATCGACGGCAAACGTTATGTAGTCAAAGGCAGCACCAGATTCCCGGTACAGGATCATCAGGGACCGAACCTCAAAGACGGAGATCCGGTACTGGCCGGACTGCGCCCGGATTCCATCAAGATGGGCGACAACATTGAGCGGTTGCAAAAAGACTGGTGGTGCAGTGGCGAGGTTGTAGTATCCGAGATCCTCGGTGCCCATTCCCTGCTCGAAATCATCATTGACGGTGAAAATGAACTCATTGCCGAAGTGGAAGGTCGCGTTATCGCCCATCCCGGCGAAACCGTACCCATCGGATTCGAATTCGACCGCATGGTTTTGTTCGATCCTGAAACTAAAGAAGCATTGTATTAA
- a CDS encoding carbohydrate ABC transporter permease: protein MSTTQKSGITPGSVLLYGSLFVLALFFLMPAYMAIVTALKDPANISLPTAWEWPDEINWASFPQAFGLLKSNIASSLVLTVCATALSTVLGSLNGYVFSKWKFKGSELIFTLFLFGMFIPYQVILIPLFQTLRAMNLYGGLPGLILAHVVYGLPITSLIFRNFYSQIPTALVESARLDGAGFFSIYTKIVFPLSIPGFVVTSLWQVTQIWNEFLWGICLTRHEDNPITVGLAQLAGGQAVSWNLPMAGSIMAAFPVLMIYIFLGRYFIRGLLAGSVKE, encoded by the coding sequence ATGAGTACCACACAGAAATCCGGAATCACCCCCGGCTCCGTCCTGCTCTACGGCTCACTTTTCGTGCTGGCCCTGTTCTTTCTCATGCCCGCTTACATGGCAATTGTAACCGCGCTGAAAGACCCGGCAAATATCAGCCTGCCCACCGCATGGGAATGGCCGGATGAAATCAACTGGGCCAGTTTTCCGCAGGCCTTCGGACTGCTCAAGTCCAACATCGCCAGCTCGCTGGTGCTGACCGTCTGCGCCACCGCCCTTTCAACCGTGCTCGGTTCGCTCAACGGCTATGTTTTTTCCAAATGGAAATTCAAGGGCAGCGAACTGATTTTCACCCTCTTCCTGTTCGGCATGTTCATCCCCTATCAGGTTATCCTGATCCCGCTGTTCCAGACTTTGCGGGCCATGAACCTGTACGGCGGACTGCCGGGGCTGATTCTTGCCCACGTAGTATACGGATTGCCCATCACTTCGCTCATCTTCCGTAACTTTTACTCCCAGATTCCCACCGCGCTGGTGGAATCGGCAAGGCTGGACGGGGCCGGATTCTTTTCCATCTACACAAAGATAGTCTTCCCGCTGTCCATCCCCGGTTTCGTGGTCACCAGTCTCTGGCAGGTTACCCAGATCTGGAACGAATTCCTCTGGGGCATCTGCCTGACCCGCCACGAAGACAACCCCATCACCGTGGGACTGGCCCAGCTGGCAGGCGGGCAGGCCGTTAGCTGGAACCTGCCCATGGCCGGATCAATCATGGCCGCTTTTCCCGTGCTCATGATTTATATTTTCCTCGGCAGATATTTTATCCGCGGACTGCTTGCCGGATCAGTGAAAGAGTAA
- a CDS encoding LacI family DNA-binding transcriptional regulator has translation MAHMTLKDLARKLGISASTVSRALHDHPDISDKTKKLVMEASEKYGYQPNPIAQSLKKQSSMVIGVIVPEIRHNFFATVISGIEEVAYEAGYIIMVCQSNETLQREIMTTKALAANRVAGVLMAISLETTNNDHMRSLIRQGIPLVQFDRVVDELDTGKVVIDDFRASYRMTSHLIDRGYKRIGFLAGREGISMNRLRFNGYLQALKNHNVPFYPELNINIGGCRGSNGRAGAEAYLKMDNPPDAVLCINDPVAVGAFCRFREAGWRIPEDVALAGFSGSPESALIEPGLTSVDQPAFEMGKTAATLLLKQLKDKENFRPETITLDTELLIRGSSYKEAK, from the coding sequence ATGGCACATATGACCCTTAAAGATCTCGCCCGCAAACTGGGCATCTCCGCGTCAACGGTTTCACGCGCCCTGCACGACCACCCGGATATCAGCGACAAGACCAAAAAACTGGTCATGGAAGCGTCAGAGAAATACGGCTACCAGCCCAATCCCATCGCCCAGAGCCTGAAAAAACAAAGCAGCATGGTCATCGGGGTTATCGTACCTGAAATACGGCACAATTTTTTTGCAACAGTCATCAGCGGCATTGAGGAAGTAGCCTACGAAGCCGGGTATATCATCATGGTCTGCCAATCCAACGAGACCCTGCAACGCGAAATCATGACCACCAAAGCCTTGGCCGCCAACCGGGTTGCCGGGGTGCTCATGGCCATCTCCCTTGAAACCACAAACAACGACCACATGCGTTCACTGATCAGACAGGGAATCCCGCTGGTCCAGTTTGACCGGGTGGTGGATGAGCTTGATACCGGGAAAGTGGTCATTGACGATTTCCGGGCCTCCTACCGGATGACCTCCCACCTCATCGACCGCGGCTACAAACGGATCGGATTCCTTGCCGGACGGGAAGGAATTTCTATGAACAGGCTGCGTTTCAACGGCTACCTGCAGGCTCTGAAGAACCACAACGTTCCCTTTTACCCGGAACTGAACATCAACATCGGCGGTTGCCGGGGCAGCAACGGAAGAGCCGGAGCTGAAGCATACCTTAAAATGGACAATCCCCCGGACGCCGTACTCTGCATCAACGACCCCGTGGCCGTAGGAGCATTCTGCCGATTCCGCGAGGCCGGATGGCGTATCCCGGAAGATGTGGCCCTTGCCGGATTCTCCGGTTCACCGGAATCCGCACTCATTGAACCGGGACTGACTTCCGTTGATCAGCCCGCCTTTGAAATGGGTAAAACCGCAGCCACCCTGCTGCTCAAACAGCTTAAGGATAAAGAAAATTTCAGACCGGAAACCATCACCCTTGATACAGAACTGCTCATCCGCGGTTCAAGCTACAAGGAGGCCAAGTGA
- a CDS encoding ABC transporter substrate-binding protein codes for MKQSLIKLCLVFAAVMLLAVPQVSQAKELKGDLEIFSWWAGDEGPALQALISIYKKQNPNVNVIDATVTGGSGVNAKAVLKTRMLGGEPPDSFQVHAGQELIGTWVKSDRMEDLTPLFKEQGWMDVFPEGLVKLIGTDKGIWSVPVNIHRSNVMWYIPANLKKWGVEAPKSWDDFLKIAPKLQKEGIVPLALAQNWTANHLWESVALASLGADNWDALWSGKLKFNSPEVIKAWELFGKVLQYTNKDAASLSWQQATDMVIDGRAAFNIMGDWAAGYMVTTKKMAPGKDFGWAASPDTTGEFMFLADSFGLPKGAPHRDNAIAWLKVLGSKEGSDTFNPLKGSISARKDTDLSKYNGYLQSAAKDFGKDRVVASLAHGAAANETFMGGFAQVMEMFLKTKNAKATAMACQQLADKAQIGK; via the coding sequence ATGAAACAGTCCCTGATCAAATTATGCTTGGTTTTCGCGGCGGTAATGCTGCTGGCTGTTCCGCAGGTCTCTCAGGCCAAAGAACTCAAAGGCGATCTTGAAATTTTCTCATGGTGGGCAGGTGATGAAGGTCCGGCTCTGCAGGCTCTGATCTCCATCTACAAAAAACAGAACCCCAATGTGAACGTCATTGACGCTACCGTTACCGGCGGTTCCGGTGTTAACGCAAAGGCCGTACTGAAAACCCGTATGCTCGGCGGCGAGCCGCCGGACAGCTTTCAGGTTCACGCAGGTCAGGAACTCATCGGAACATGGGTTAAGTCCGACCGCATGGAAGACCTGACCCCGCTCTTCAAAGAGCAGGGCTGGATGGACGTTTTTCCCGAAGGTCTGGTCAAGCTGATCGGTACTGACAAGGGTATCTGGTCCGTTCCGGTAAACATCCACCGCTCCAACGTAATGTGGTACATCCCCGCCAACCTGAAAAAATGGGGAGTGGAAGCACCTAAAAGCTGGGATGATTTCCTGAAAATCGCTCCCAAACTCCAGAAAGAAGGCATCGTGCCCCTCGCACTTGCACAGAACTGGACTGCCAACCATCTCTGGGAATCCGTCGCTCTTGCATCCCTCGGTGCTGACAACTGGGACGCCCTCTGGTCCGGCAAGCTGAAGTTCAACAGCCCTGAAGTAATCAAGGCATGGGAACTCTTCGGTAAAGTACTGCAGTACACCAACAAGGATGCCGCTTCCCTTTCCTGGCAGCAGGCCACCGATATGGTTATTGATGGTCGCGCAGCCTTCAACATTATGGGTGACTGGGCCGCAGGTTACATGGTTACCACCAAAAAAATGGCTCCCGGCAAAGACTTCGGCTGGGCCGCTTCTCCTGACACCACTGGTGAATTCATGTTCCTCGCAGACTCCTTCGGTCTGCCCAAGGGCGCACCCCACCGCGATAACGCAATCGCATGGCTGAAAGTGCTCGGCTCCAAGGAAGGCAGTGATACCTTCAACCCCCTCAAGGGTTCCATCTCCGCCCGTAAGGACACCGACCTCAGCAAGTACAACGGTTACCTGCAGTCCGCTGCCAAGGACTTCGGTAAAGACCGTGTGGTCGCATCCCTTGCCCACGGCGCAGCAGCAAATGAAACCTTCATGGGCGGCTTCGCACAGGTTATGGAAATGTTCCTGAAGACCAAAAATGCCAAGGCAACCGCCATGGCCTGCCAGCAGCTGGCTGACAAAGCCCAGATTGGCAAGTAG
- a CDS encoding PfkB family carbohydrate kinase produces the protein MKQLFIAGLGEILFDVLADSEEIGGAPVNFAYHANKLGADGAAISTLGNDERGRRASSELMNRELCLSGVSIDREHETGYVEARLDEQGVATYFFPDDIAWDHLQLNDAAMGFATQVNAVCFGTLAQRSEISRKAIRTFLDAAPQALKVYDMNLRQNFYSKEIIAESLELADVLKLNDDEIAVVAPMFGLEGSERDMLITLHDEFDLKCSVLTRGSKGSLIIGENGEVEHPGIEVKKIADTIGAGDSFTASVAIGLLLGHSLSEISEHANRLAAHVCSCKGAMPAIPAEFKLIK, from the coding sequence ATGAAACAATTATTCATAGCGGGACTTGGTGAAATATTATTTGACGTACTGGCTGATTCTGAAGAAATCGGCGGAGCCCCGGTCAATTTTGCATACCATGCGAACAAATTGGGCGCGGACGGCGCAGCCATTTCCACGCTGGGTAATGATGAACGCGGACGGCGGGCCAGCAGCGAACTCATGAACCGGGAGCTTTGTCTTTCCGGGGTCAGTATTGACCGCGAACACGAGACCGGATACGTGGAAGCCCGTCTGGATGAGCAGGGCGTGGCAACTTACTTTTTCCCGGACGATATTGCCTGGGACCACCTGCAGCTGAACGATGCAGCCATGGGCTTTGCAACGCAGGTGAATGCGGTCTGCTTCGGCACCCTTGCCCAGCGCAGCGAGATAAGCCGGAAAGCAATTCGAACCTTTCTGGACGCCGCACCTCAGGCATTGAAGGTGTATGACATGAACCTGCGCCAGAATTTTTACAGCAAAGAAATCATAGCCGAGTCTCTCGAACTAGCCGATGTGCTCAAGCTGAACGATGATGAGATAGCGGTTGTCGCGCCCATGTTCGGGCTTGAAGGCAGTGAACGGGACATGCTCATAACACTGCATGATGAATTTGACTTGAAATGCTCGGTGCTCACCCGGGGCAGTAAAGGAAGCCTGATCATCGGAGAAAACGGCGAGGTTGAGCATCCCGGAATTGAAGTCAAAAAAATTGCCGATACCATCGGGGCCGGAGATTCGTTTACCGCTTCTGTTGCCATCGGCCTGCTGCTCGGTCATTCACTTTCTGAAATCAGTGAACACGCCAACAGACTGGCCGCCCATGTCTGCTCCTGCAAAGGGGCCATGCCTGCCATTCCGGCTGAATTTAAGCTTATAAAATAA
- a CDS encoding D-lyxose/D-mannose family sugar isomerase encodes MKRSEINALIVKAKKFYAGHKFNLPKWAFWGPEDWKGKGESEVVRNMLGWDLTDYGKGDFDKLGLILFTIRNGNLQTGDPKPYAEKIMIVREGQVCPMHFHWSKREDIINRAGGNLVIELYGSNEDESMSDQPLEVSVDGFVRTVEPGGKIILEPGESICLEPGMYHCFYGEEGKGDVLVGEVSAVNDDNIDNRFHEPMPRFPEVDEDEEPIHLLVTDYARYV; translated from the coding sequence ATGAAAAGAAGCGAAATCAACGCACTTATTGTTAAGGCCAAAAAATTTTACGCCGGGCACAAATTCAACCTGCCCAAATGGGCTTTCTGGGGACCGGAAGACTGGAAGGGCAAGGGCGAAAGCGAAGTCGTGCGCAACATGCTGGGCTGGGACCTGACCGACTACGGCAAAGGTGATTTCGACAAGCTGGGGCTGATCCTGTTCACCATCCGCAACGGCAATCTCCAGACCGGGGATCCCAAACCGTACGCGGAAAAAATCATGATCGTGCGCGAGGGACAGGTCTGCCCCATGCACTTCCACTGGTCCAAGCGCGAAGACATCATCAACCGCGCGGGCGGCAATCTGGTTATCGAGCTGTACGGCTCCAATGAAGACGAATCCATGTCCGACCAGCCGCTTGAAGTCAGCGTGGACGGCTTTGTGCGCACAGTTGAACCGGGCGGAAAAATCATCCTCGAACCGGGCGAATCCATCTGCCTTGAGCCGGGCATGTACCACTGTTTTTACGGCGAGGAAGGTAAAGGGGATGTGCTGGTGGGCGAAGTCAGCGCAGTGAATGACGACAATATCGACAACCGCTTCCACGAACCAATGCCCCGCTTTCCCGAAGTGGACGAAGACGAGGAACCGATCCACCTTCTGGTCACTGATTATGCGCGGTATGTGTAG